One part of the Verrucomicrobiia bacterium genome encodes these proteins:
- a CDS encoding HAD family phosphatase: MTPPEAVIFDMDGVIVNSEPHHEKAFLQVVRELGYGDNHGLRFTDYVGRSDQELWIDFVAKNKPAHSLEELLLRKRRLVVEIIRREQPLFEGLPALVEQLSRKYRLAVASGSDRAVVDEVLALKNLRRCFGAIITSAEVERGKPAPDIFLRAAELLAVAPRDCWVIEDSKPGVCAGLAAGMRVIAITNTHPAAELAQATCVVKTYAEIERLLLVPARQAITTRA, encoded by the coding sequence ATGACACCTCCCGAGGCGGTCATCTTCGATATGGACGGGGTGATCGTGAACAGCGAACCACACCACGAGAAGGCTTTTCTGCAGGTCGTGCGGGAACTCGGCTACGGGGACAACCACGGCTTACGATTCACCGATTATGTGGGCAGGTCGGACCAGGAGCTTTGGATTGATTTTGTCGCTAAGAATAAACCCGCTCACAGTCTCGAAGAGCTGCTGCTCAGAAAACGGCGGCTGGTGGTCGAGATCATCCGCCGGGAACAACCGCTCTTCGAGGGGTTGCCGGCCCTGGTCGAGCAGCTCTCGCGGAAATACCGTCTGGCCGTCGCTTCCGGGTCGGACCGTGCAGTAGTCGATGAGGTCCTTGCCCTGAAAAACCTGCGCCGTTGCTTTGGCGCTATCATCACGTCCGCTGAGGTTGAGCGTGGCAAACCTGCGCCCGATATTTTCCTGCGCGCCGCCGAGTTGCTGGCTGTCGCGCCCCGTGACTGCTGGGTGATCGAGGATTCTAAACCGGGCGTCTGTGCCGGTTTAGCTGCCGGCATGCGGGTCATTGCCATCACCAATACGCATCCAGCCGCTGAATTGGCCCAGGCCACTTGTGTCGTCAAGACGTATGCCGAGATTGAGCGGCTTTTGCTGGTTCCGGCCCGACAAGCGATTACAACGCGCGCTTAG
- a CDS encoding EVE domain-containing protein, whose amino-acid sequence MNYWMVKQEPEAYSWAMFVKERRAAWTGVRNFQARNHLRAMKKGDQVLFYHSVTDKQVMGIARVETEAYPDPTAKEGDWSCVDLAPVRSLSQPVPLATIKNDKRLRDIPLVRQGRLSVMPLSRAEFERIVELG is encoded by the coding sequence ATGAATTATTGGATGGTGAAACAGGAGCCGGAGGCTTACTCCTGGGCGATGTTCGTCAAAGAAAGGCGAGCGGCCTGGACTGGTGTGCGCAATTTTCAGGCGCGTAATCACCTGCGCGCGATGAAAAAGGGCGATCAGGTTCTTTTCTATCACAGCGTGACCGATAAGCAGGTTATGGGAATCGCCCGCGTCGAAACCGAGGCATACCCCGATCCCACCGCAAAGGAAGGGGATTGGTCGTGTGTGGATTTGGCGCCTGTCAGGAGCCTGTCCCAGCCCGTTCCCCTTGCAACGATAAAGAACGACAAGCGGCTCAGGGATATTCCTTTGGTCCGCCAGGGGCGGCTCTCGGTCATGCCGCTGTCCCGTGCTGAATTCGAGCGGATCGTTGAGCTGGGCTAA
- a CDS encoding aminotransferase class III-fold pyridoxal phosphate-dependent enzyme: MHPLAKLDHRFIWHPFTQMRDWLKREPILITKGRGALLQDAHGRQYLDANSSIWTNLHGHNHPKINKALAQQLRNIAHSSALGLANQPASLLAGRLVRAANAKQGPSGKGRRYAAPAPRRLAKVFFSDDGSTAIEVALKLAYEIARRTHGNKNPRFLSLGGGYHGDTIGAVSLGHIDRFHKAYSRLLFKTDYTMAPYCYRCPFNRAKPERADARLYRQCHWECLDQLERKVAIRKKKGAPYAGFVFEPLMQGAAGMIPQPEGWLGRAAQIARSHGALLIADEVMTGFGRTGFGAQTPATGGNRSDLQPHGIRPELRHLASRPEPILFATCKEGVRPDFLAMAKGLTGGYLPMAATLATQGVFDAFLGEYEEFKTFFHGHSFTGNQLGAAAALANLDLLESPGCASSAMRLERALAEELKDLWALPNVGDIRQTGLIAGVELVKDWRTRQPFQPGERAAIRVCETMAKRGVLTRPVGDVVVLMPPYCMTRAQLQKTVAALADAISISKRAL, from the coding sequence GCTCCAAGATGCGCATGGCCGCCAGTACCTGGATGCGAATAGTTCGATTTGGACAAACCTTCATGGGCACAATCATCCGAAAATCAATAAAGCCCTGGCGCAGCAGCTAAGGAACATCGCCCACAGCTCCGCCTTGGGCCTTGCCAACCAGCCGGCCTCGCTTTTAGCAGGGCGCTTGGTCCGGGCGGCCAACGCGAAGCAAGGGCCGTCGGGAAAGGGGAGACGGTACGCGGCGCCCGCGCCTCGAAGGCTAGCCAAGGTTTTCTTTTCCGATGATGGCTCGACGGCAATCGAGGTTGCCCTCAAGCTGGCTTATGAGATTGCCCGGCGCACCCACGGCAACAAGAACCCTCGATTCCTCTCCCTGGGAGGCGGGTACCACGGCGATACTATCGGAGCGGTTTCTTTGGGCCATATCGATCGGTTTCACAAGGCCTACTCGCGGCTTCTCTTTAAAACCGATTATACGATGGCGCCTTACTGCTATCGCTGCCCTTTTAATCGCGCCAAACCGGAGCGGGCCGACGCCCGGCTCTACCGCCAGTGCCATTGGGAATGTCTGGACCAACTCGAACGCAAGGTTGCCATCCGCAAAAAGAAAGGCGCACCCTACGCCGGTTTTGTGTTCGAGCCGCTCATGCAGGGGGCCGCCGGAATGATCCCCCAGCCGGAAGGCTGGTTGGGCCGCGCGGCGCAAATCGCCCGGAGCCATGGCGCATTGCTGATAGCCGACGAGGTGATGACCGGTTTTGGGCGCACCGGTTTTGGCGCCCAAACGCCGGCGACAGGAGGCAATCGGTCGGACCTGCAGCCGCATGGCATCAGGCCTGAATTGCGCCACCTTGCAAGCCGGCCAGAGCCTATTCTGTTTGCAACCTGCAAAGAGGGCGTGCGTCCAGATTTTCTCGCGATGGCCAAGGGCCTAACGGGAGGTTACCTGCCGATGGCCGCAACTCTAGCGACGCAGGGAGTGTTTGATGCGTTTCTGGGCGAGTATGAAGAATTTAAAACGTTCTTCCACGGGCACAGCTTTACCGGAAACCAACTCGGGGCGGCGGCGGCGCTGGCGAATCTCGACCTGCTTGAGAGCCCGGGTTGCGCCAGTTCGGCCATGCGGTTGGAACGTGCATTGGCCGAAGAACTCAAAGACCTCTGGGCGCTGCCCAATGTGGGTGACATTCGCCAGACAGGTCTGATTGCCGGTGTCGAGTTGGTTAAAGATTGGCGAACGCGGCAGCCGTTCCAGCCGGGTGAACGGGCGGCAATTCGCGTGTGCGAGACCATGGCGAAGCGAGGCGTCCTCACCCGGCCAGTGGGCGATGTGGTGGTCCTGATGCCCCCTTACTGTATGACGCGCGCACAACTGCAAAAAACGGTAGCTGCGCTCGCGGATGCGATCTCGATTTCTAAGCGCGCGTTGTAA